In Saccharomyces eubayanus strain FM1318 chromosome X, whole genome shotgun sequence, the genomic window TAGATTACTAGTTGTCATAGGTATATTCCAGTTGCTGCCAAATACTAGCGGCGTTCAATCGATTGTGTACATCTCGTTATTGCTGGCATGGTCTATAACTGAGATTGTCAGATActtgtattatttttttactttagTGTTTAAAAGTGGTGCACCAAAGATCTTAGTCCTATTGAGATATAACTTATTCTGGGTCTTGTACCCTACAGGAGTTGCTAGCGAACTATGCATTATTTACTGTGCTCTGAACGCTGCCGAAACTCAGTATTGCCTACTTTATAAGAGATTATTACAGGTCGCAATGATAGCTTATATCCCTGGCTTCCCAGTGTTATTCTTACATATGGTAacacaaagaaagaaggtTATGAAGGGCTTGAGTTCTCCTTCCGGGAAAAAACTAAGTTAAATACTTTAAATACACCTCGAATATATACGTCTAGATAACTAGATTCTTTATAATGGAATTACCGTATTGCttccaagattttgaaatcaacACAGCGGTGCACGGGTCtatattttcaatacaaTTGTGAAAAGTGGCCAAGTTAGACGACTTTTGAAGAGAAGTTGAAAGACACTTCAACACTCCCTATAAAACAGACACAAACAGCCGTTCAGAAATAGGTTTGGGACTGCTCTTCTAGTCTCCATGCTACAATTGAAATTCATAAGGCCGGTGGCCAGGATGACACCTATATTTAGGCCACTTACCCATTATTCCTTCAGAACTTTAACTACGACGTCAAAAATTGCGAACACAGAATCTGAGAGCCCTCGTCCAGATACGACCCCACTAAAACTATCAAATGAATTGTATGCAGT contains:
- the PHS1 gene encoding enoyl-CoA hydratase PHS1, producing the protein MSKKLSSPLSFLPLYNLFSAVGWSYLLYSVVSLYPKIGQPSFFYQTRNIATLIQCGAVIEIINSLLGIVRSPLSTTVAQVSSRLLVVIGIFQLLPNTSGVQSIVYISLLLAWSITEIVRYLYYFFTLVFKSGAPKILVLLRYNLFWVLYPTGVASELCIIYCALNAAETQYCLLYKRLLQVAMIAYIPGFPVLFLHMVTQRKKVMKGLSSPSGKKLS